The following proteins come from a genomic window of Methanothermobacter sp.:
- a CDS encoding DNA double-strand break repair nuclease NurA: MGVVEKIIKALEEDVNRGLGKPYIQSRDYKVYDFNKDNFKPLKDVEPRLMAFVDGGNNTILEAPTFSLQINRVYFNLFKGKERQRPFSGMPEKIEFLSYLNVHESEDKQIGKVKIFPLSEEDRKYLPKNLKVTLPGPPDFYQRSRMFSVARRFAEWSLSTHIVKKELDDGDILVKDGSLQASFERENEYLNKVMKTAYKMGVNFAGLSKTSTLSTNTGNSLIASIKKFAEYNDYDRWCYYPIAEEKVKSEHPGSIIMAVKLHKLTDYIFRMDLLKTGHDEVEVVSAISENTVDPTFPGYPYGLIDADLNARVRMDEVKLYRTRILSALSDDLLEELKSHIRALDAHERLNMIANIIKD; this comes from the coding sequence TTGGGGGTTGTTGAAAAGATAATTAAAGCCCTTGAAGAAGATGTTAACAGGGGACTTGGCAAGCCATATATACAATCAAGGGATTATAAGGTTTATGATTTCAACAAAGACAATTTCAAACCCCTCAAAGATGTTGAACCGCGTTTAATGGCCTTCGTCGACGGGGGGAACAACACCATACTAGAAGCTCCGACATTCTCACTCCAAATAAACAGAGTATACTTTAACCTCTTCAAGGGTAAAGAACGTCAAAGACCATTCTCTGGGATGCCCGAGAAGATAGAGTTCCTATCCTATCTCAATGTCCATGAATCCGAAGATAAGCAGATAGGTAAAGTGAAAATATTCCCACTATCAGAAGAAGATAGAAAGTATCTCCCCAAGAATTTAAAGGTTACGCTTCCAGGCCCCCCAGACTTCTACCAGAGGAGTAGAATGTTTTCAGTTGCCCGCAGATTCGCTGAATGGAGCCTCAGCACGCATATAGTAAAAAAGGAGCTCGATGATGGTGACATACTCGTGAAGGATGGTTCACTCCAAGCATCATTTGAACGCGAAAACGAATACTTAAATAAAGTAATGAAAACCGCCTATAAAATGGGGGTTAACTTTGCAGGCCTTTCAAAAACATCAACATTATCAACAAATACAGGAAATTCTCTAATAGCATCCATTAAAAAATTTGCCGAATATAACGATTATGATAGGTGGTGCTATTATCCAATAGCAGAAGAAAAGGTGAAGAGTGAACATCCAGGTTCTATTATAATGGCTGTTAAATTACACAAGCTCACAGATTATATTTTTCGCATGGACCTTCTTAAAACAGGCCATGATGAAGTGGAAGTAGTATCTGCTATTAGCGAAAACACAGTTGATCCCACATTCCCTGGTTACCCATATGGTCTCATAGACGCTGATCTTAATGCAAGAGTACGTATGGATGAAGTGAAACTGTACAGGACAAGAATACTTTCAGCGTTATCAGATGATCTCCTAGAAGAGTTGAAATCTCATATAAGGGCGCTTGATGCTCATGAAAGATTAAACATGATAGCGAATATAATCAAAGATTAA
- a CDS encoding heavy metal-binding domain-containing protein, with the protein MIVVSSNYVPGYRAVETIGFVYGLTVRSRDLGGQVGAGLRSLVGGEIKEYVTMMEHARQEAINRMIEHARELGANAIISARFDSDSISNVMQEILAYGTAVIIEKE; encoded by the coding sequence ATTATTGTTGTAAGTTCAAATTATGTCCCAGGGTATCGTGCCGTTGAAACCATAGGCTTCGTTTACGGTCTTACAGTCAGGAGCAGAGACCTTGGAGGCCAAGTAGGGGCCGGTCTAAGATCCTTAGTCGGCGGGGAAATCAAAGAATATGTTACTATGATGGAACATGCACGCCAAGAAGCTATTAATCGTATGATAGAGCATGCAAGGGAACTTGGAGCTAACGCTATTATAAGCGCACGATTTGACTCTGATTCCATATCCAATGTCATGCAAGAGATTCTAGCTTATGGTACAGCCGTTATAATAGAAAAAGAATAA
- a CDS encoding amino acid permease: MKLRRALTLFDVVNLVIGTIIGADIYIVAAVGAGVLGPASILSWFIAGVMAIIIALVFAESSSVLARVGGPYAYARHVFGDFIGFLVGWSLWVSSWVAIAVFPVAFVSYLLHFLSLDPILQAVVKVVFIISLTLVNYRGVEMAGKVNDALTVLKLAPLFIFALAGLVYFLMEPDVLLANYTPFAPYGLGGMGSVVVLVFWAYVGFELVTVPSDEVIDPKRTIPRAIIIGMVFIMFFYLLTNFVILGVVPWGLLAGSKAPLALAGYMLLGPGGALLMALGALFSISGSEEAGILSTARILYAMASDGLLPKVFASVHPRYRTPHVSLVFQNLTAMVAAILGTATQLINISVFTLLFCYILTCISLPLLKKGRIPIKAILGFFVCVYLMVNCSVDSILWGLLLTFIGIPLYLRYATHQPDIYVRRIAGQLQESILVRRERRFLARFLRLMFILIKKLKKVMAF, encoded by the coding sequence ATGAAGCTTCGAAGGGCTCTTACATTATTTGATGTGGTGAACCTTGTAATCGGGACTATTATCGGTGCTGATATTTATATTGTGGCTGCTGTTGGTGCAGGGGTCCTTGGACCCGCATCTATACTATCATGGTTTATAGCCGGGGTTATGGCGATTATAATTGCACTTGTATTTGCCGAATCTTCATCAGTATTAGCTCGTGTAGGCGGACCCTATGCGTATGCTCGGCATGTATTTGGGGATTTTATAGGGTTTCTTGTGGGCTGGTCTCTTTGGGTGTCATCATGGGTGGCTATAGCGGTTTTTCCTGTTGCATTTGTTTCATATTTGCTCCATTTTCTGTCATTGGATCCTATTCTACAAGCTGTTGTTAAGGTCGTTTTCATAATTTCTTTAACTTTGGTAAATTATAGGGGCGTGGAAATGGCTGGTAAGGTTAATGATGCTTTGACTGTTTTGAAGCTGGCTCCACTTTTTATTTTTGCCCTTGCTGGTTTGGTTTATTTTTTAATGGAACCTGATGTTCTCCTGGCTAATTATACGCCCTTCGCACCCTATGGTCTTGGAGGAATGGGTAGTGTTGTTGTATTAGTGTTCTGGGCTTATGTTGGGTTTGAACTTGTAACAGTACCATCTGATGAGGTTATAGACCCTAAAAGGACAATACCGAGGGCTATAATCATTGGGATGGTATTTATAATGTTCTTTTATCTTTTAACGAATTTTGTCATATTAGGTGTTGTCCCTTGGGGTCTTCTTGCAGGTAGCAAGGCACCCCTGGCACTTGCAGGTTACATGCTACTAGGACCCGGTGGGGCTCTTCTCATGGCATTGGGGGCTCTATTTTCAATATCTGGTTCTGAGGAGGCAGGTATACTTTCTACTGCGAGGATATTATATGCTATGGCTTCTGATGGTCTTCTTCCAAAGGTCTTCGCTTCGGTACATCCAAGGTACAGAACACCCCATGTTAGTTTGGTTTTCCAGAACTTAACAGCGATGGTAGCGGCGATTTTAGGAACGGCCACGCAACTTATTAATATTTCTGTGTTCACTTTACTCTTCTGTTACATTTTAACTTGTATTTCATTACCTTTACTCAAGAAGGGGAGGATACCTATTAAGGCTATCCTAGGATTTTTTGTATGTGTTTATCTTATGGTGAACTGTTCAGTTGACTCTATACTTTGGGGTCTGCTTTTAACTTTTATTGGAATCCCATTATATTTGAGGTATGCAACTCATCAACCTGATATTTATGTTAGGAGAATAGCAGGGCAACTACAAGAGAGCATACTGGTAAGGAGAGAGAGGAGATTCCTTGCAAGATTTTTGAGATTAATGTTCATTCTTATAAAAAAATTGAAAAAGGTAATGGCTTTCTGA
- the polX gene encoding DNA polymerase/3'-5' exonuclease PolX: MKNALIAKTLNRVADFLELKEETFRVKAYRRAAHTIQLLPIDIEEYAKKRKLTELPGIGKNIAEKIEEILKTGRLSYLEKLEKEYPIDIDSLLAVEGIGPRTIKILYEKLKIKNLQDLEYHAKKGNLRKIKGIGEKKEKRILQSIKFVRSTLGRKPLAYAAPIAEYIKSLIEEHPKTEKVKIAGSIRRSKETIGDIDILATTKNPKEVIEYFTSLELVDNIIAKGPKKAIIRLEDGLECELRIFKKEELGAALLYFTGSMEFNIELRRLARSKSMKLNEYGLYKDKKRIASKTEKEIFKALELEYIPPELRENNGEIEAATQGKLPNLIKEDQIKGDLHIHTIWSDGTETIKTMAKAAENLGYEYIAIADHSSSLKIAGGLDEEKLQGQIKEIENLNLKIHIFKGIEANIRLDGQLDIPDDILSKLDIVIASIHSPGREDMTERILSAIENKHVHIIGHPTGRKLFRRDEYPLNLDRIFEEAAENGKILEVNANPIRLDLKDIYIKKAIEYGCKLAINSDAHRLPDLHNMKWGVKTARRGWATTHDIINTMNLKEIRKFLKK, translated from the coding sequence ATGAAAAATGCACTAATCGCCAAAACCCTAAACAGGGTGGCGGACTTCCTCGAACTGAAAGAAGAAACATTCAGAGTCAAAGCCTACAGAAGAGCAGCCCACACCATCCAACTCCTACCAATAGACATAGAAGAATACGCCAAAAAAAGAAAACTAACAGAACTGCCAGGGATAGGTAAAAACATAGCCGAAAAAATAGAAGAAATATTAAAAACAGGCAGACTATCCTACCTAGAAAAGCTAGAAAAAGAATACCCCATAGACATTGACAGCCTACTCGCAGTAGAAGGAATAGGCCCCAGGACAATAAAAATACTCTATGAAAAACTCAAAATCAAAAACCTCCAAGACCTAGAATACCATGCCAAAAAGGGCAACCTCCGAAAAATAAAAGGAATCGGAGAAAAAAAAGAAAAAAGGATACTACAAAGTATAAAATTCGTCAGATCAACCCTAGGAAGAAAGCCCCTAGCCTATGCAGCGCCCATAGCAGAATATATAAAATCCCTCATCGAGGAGCACCCAAAAACAGAAAAAGTAAAAATAGCAGGATCCATAAGAAGAAGTAAAGAGACAATAGGAGACATAGACATCCTCGCAACAACCAAAAACCCAAAAGAAGTAATAGAATATTTCACATCCCTCGAATTAGTTGATAATATAATAGCGAAAGGTCCTAAAAAGGCCATAATACGCCTAGAAGACGGGCTAGAATGCGAACTGCGCATTTTCAAAAAAGAAGAACTCGGAGCAGCCCTATTATACTTCACAGGATCCATGGAGTTTAACATCGAATTAAGGAGACTAGCACGCTCAAAATCCATGAAACTAAACGAATACGGATTATACAAAGACAAAAAAAGGATAGCATCAAAGACCGAAAAAGAAATCTTCAAAGCCCTCGAACTAGAATACATCCCACCAGAACTCCGAGAAAACAATGGAGAAATAGAAGCAGCAACCCAAGGAAAACTCCCAAATCTAATAAAAGAAGACCAAATCAAAGGAGACCTCCACATCCACACAATATGGAGCGACGGCACAGAAACCATAAAGACCATGGCCAAGGCAGCTGAAAACCTAGGATACGAATATATAGCCATCGCAGATCACAGCAGCTCCCTAAAAATCGCCGGAGGCCTTGACGAGGAAAAACTCCAAGGACAGATAAAGGAAATAGAAAACTTAAACCTCAAAATACACATTTTCAAAGGTATAGAAGCTAACATAAGATTAGACGGCCAACTAGACATCCCAGATGACATATTATCAAAATTAGATATTGTGATAGCAAGTATACACTCACCCGGAAGGGAAGACATGACAGAACGTATACTATCAGCAATAGAAAACAAACACGTCCACATAATAGGACACCCCACCGGCAGAAAATTATTCAGAAGAGACGAATACCCCCTCAACCTCGACAGGATATTCGAAGAAGCGGCTGAAAATGGAAAAATCCTCGAAGTGAATGCTAACCCAATCCGTTTAGACCTCAAAGACATCTACATAAAAAAGGCCATAGAATACGGGTGCAAACTAGCAATAAATAGTGACGCTCACCGCCTCCCAGACCTCCACAACATGAAATGGGGTGTTAAAACAGCCAGGAGAGGATGGGCAACAACCCATGATATAATAAATACCATGAATCTGAAGGAAATTAGAAAATTCTTAAAAAAATAA
- a CDS encoding geranylgeranylglyceryl/heptaprenylglyceryl phosphate synthase produces MKVENYFNSILKERKIHLTLIDPEKQTSQEALKIATAAIQGGSDGIMLGGSTTNSIELETTAKTLKENLEVPIILFPGNISGITSHADAIFFMTLLNSANPYWIIGAQALAAPTIKKMKIEPLPMGYLVIEPGGTVGWVGDAKLIPRDKPDIAAAYAMAAELLGMRLFYLEAGSGANKPVPAEMIKKVKKSTNLTLIVGGGIRTGEDARRAAKAGADIIVTGTIVENATNIKEKISEIVKSIRKP; encoded by the coding sequence ATGAAAGTTGAAAATTACTTCAATAGCATCCTCAAAGAGAGGAAAATACACCTCACCCTCATCGACCCAGAAAAGCAAACATCACAAGAAGCACTCAAAATAGCAACTGCGGCGATCCAAGGAGGATCAGATGGGATAATGCTCGGCGGGTCAACAACCAACAGCATAGAACTAGAAACGACAGCAAAAACTCTCAAAGAAAACCTAGAAGTCCCCATAATATTATTTCCTGGTAACATTTCAGGCATAACAAGCCACGCTGACGCCATTTTCTTCATGACACTTTTAAACTCCGCAAACCCATATTGGATAATAGGAGCCCAAGCACTAGCAGCCCCCACCATAAAAAAGATGAAAATAGAACCACTACCCATGGGCTACCTTGTAATAGAACCAGGAGGCACAGTAGGATGGGTTGGGGACGCCAAACTAATCCCAAGGGACAAACCAGACATAGCAGCAGCCTACGCAATGGCAGCAGAACTACTAGGAATGAGACTATTCTACTTAGAAGCAGGATCCGGAGCAAACAAACCAGTACCAGCAGAAATGATAAAAAAGGTGAAAAAATCCACAAACTTGACACTCATAGTAGGCGGCGGGATAAGAACCGGAGAAGACGCTAGAAGAGCGGCGAAAGCCGGCGCAGACATAATAGTAACAGGGACAATAGTAGAAAATGCTACAAACATCAAAGAAAAAATATCAGAGATAGTAAAATCCATAAGAAAACCCTAA
- a CDS encoding 50S ribosomal protein L40e, with the protein MAKFEVAEERLFNVKICFKCNARNPPNATRCRKCGYKGLRFKAKDPRG; encoded by the coding sequence ATGGCAAAATTCGAAGTAGCAGAGGAGAGACTATTCAATGTCAAAATATGCTTCAAATGTAACGCAAGAAACCCGCCAAATGCTACAAGGTGCAGAAAATGCGGCTATAAAGGTCTAAGGTTCAAAGCGAAAGACCCAAGAGGCTAA